TCCGGTCTTTCAGACGCTCAAGCTCACTTCCCAGCTTATCTATTTCTTTCTGCTGACCATATAGGACGTCATTTAAATCCTCAATTGTCGATTCCTGCCGCATAAAGCGCATTTCAAGGTCTCTTATGCGTTCTTCCAATGATTGATCCTGCATTGATTTGCTGCCCTTTCTCTATTACGAAAAATATATACTCATTGCGGAGGCAACCTGACTATCCTCGCAATTTGTCATTTCGACTGAAAGGAGAAGTCTTTCTTCTCAATGAAAGTGATTTCTCACATCGCTTCGAAATGACGATTATAAAATCGCCAGACTAGATCAAACTCTTCGAAACAATTTCATAAACGTCATTTGAAAGGCCCTTTACGCCTTTAATCGCTTCCAATTCCCTTTTCATCAGTGCCTGCCTCTTTTCATCGTAGCGCTTCCATCGACTGAGGGCTCCCGCCATGCGGGCTGCAACCTGGGGATTGAGTTTATCGAGAGCCTGTACCTGATGGGCAAGAAATGTGTATCCTTCACCGCTTATGTCGTGAAAAGCAGCCATATTGCCCTGGCAGAAGGCTCCTG
The Deltaproteobacteria bacterium DNA segment above includes these coding regions:
- a CDS encoding SlyX family protein; amino-acid sequence: MEERIRDLEMRFMRQESTIEDLNDVLYGQQKEIDKLGSELERLKDRIKTGAASIIRDPSEETPPPHY